One Sebastes umbrosus isolate fSebUmb1 chromosome 6, fSebUmb1.pri, whole genome shotgun sequence DNA window includes the following coding sequences:
- the LOC119489667 gene encoding kelch-like protein 12 isoform X1 produces MFSTSSGRMRDRRGSTSSNLSQQPGGQEQEQELIMDSWSSLRSLRDSQGSMAPKDIMTNSHAKSILNAMNALRKSNTLCDITLRVENTDFPAHRIVLAACSDYFCAMFTSELAEKGKSFVDIQGLTAATMEILLDFVYTETVLVTVENVQELLPAACLLQLKGVKRACCDFLESQLDPTNCLGIRDFADTHNCVDLMQAAELFSQKHFSEVVQHEEFMLLSQTEVEKLIKCDEIQVDSEEPVFEAVLNWVKHNRKEREPYLPDMLEFVRMPLLTPRYITDVIDAEPLIRCSLPCRDLVDEAKKFHLRPELRSEMQGPRTQARLGAKEVLLVIGGFGSQQSPIDIVEKYDPKTQEWSSLPNIARKRRYVATVSLHDRVYVIGGYDGRSRLSSVECLDYTADEDGVWYTVATMNVRRGLAGATTLGDMIYVAGGFDGSRRHTSMERYDPNIDQWSMLGDMQTAREGAGLVVASGLIYCLGGYDGLNILNSVERYDPHTGHWTSVTPMATKRSGAGVALLNDHIYVVGGFDGVSHLDSVEVYNIRTDYWTTVASMTTPRCYVGATVLRGRLYAIAGYDGNSLLSSIECYDPVIDSWEVVTSMATQRCDAGVCVLREK; encoded by the exons ATGTTTTCGACGTCATCAGGAAGGATGCGGGACCGTAGGGGAAGCACCAGCTCCAACCTCTCA CAGCAGCCGGGGGgacaggaacaggaacaggaacTGATCATGG ATTCCTGGAGTAGTTTGAGATCCTTGAGAGATTCTCAAGGCAGCATGGCTCCCAAAGACATCATGACCAACTCCCATGCCAAATCCATCCTAAATGCCATGAACGCACTTCGCAAGAGCAACACACTCTGTGATATCACTCTGAGGGTGGAGAACACAGATTTCCCAGCTCACCGGATTGTCTTGGCGGCCTGCAGCGACTACTTTTGTGCCATGTTCACCAGTGAG CTTGCAGAGAAGGGGAAGTCTTTTGTCGACATTCAGGGGCTCACTGCAGCAACTATGGAGATCTTGTTGGACTTTGTGTACACAGAGACGGTGCTAGTCACAGTGGAGAACGTACAAGAACTGCTTCCCGCAGCGTGCTTACTGCAGCtcaaag GGGTGAAAAGAGCATGTTGTGATTTTTTGGAGAGTCAGCTCGATCCCACCAACTGCCTGGGTATCCGTGACTTCGCCGACACTCACAATTGCGTCGACCTGATGCAGGCCGCCGAGCTCTTTTCCCAGAAGCATTTCTCCGAGGTGGTTCAACATGAGGAGTTCATGCTGCTCAGCCAGACAGAAGTCGAAAAGCTCATAAAATGTGACGAAATCCAG GTGGACTCAGAGGAGCCTGTATTTGAAGCCGTGTTAAACTGGGTCAAACACAACCGAAAAGAGCGAGAGCCCTACCTGCCAGACATGCTCGAGTTTGTTCGTATGCCGCTCCTGACCCCCCGCTACATTACAGATGTCATTGATGCCGAG CCTCTCATTCGGTGTAGCCTGCCATGTCGAGACCTTGTTGATGAAGCCAAGAAATTCCACTTAAGACCGGAGCTGAGGAGTGAGATGCAGGGCCCACGCACACAAGCAAGATTAG GTGCCAAAGAAGTCCTGTTGGTTATAGGCGGGTTTGGCAGCCAACAATCACCAATAGACATAGTTGAGAAATATGATCCGAAAACACAAGAATGGAGCTCCCTTCCT AACATTGCACGGAAAAGGCGTTATGTCGCCACGGTGTCCCTCCACGATCGAGTCTATGTGATCGGAGGCTACGACGGTCGGTCGAGGCTCAGCTCCGTCGAGTGCCTGGACTACACAGCGGACGAGGACGGCGTTTGGTACACCGTCGCCACCATGAATGTACGTCGTGGCCTCGCTGGAGCCACGACACTCGGAG ACATGATCTATGTTGCCGGCGGCTTCGATGGCAGCCGGCGTCACACCAGCATGGAGCGATACGATCCAAACATTGACCAGTGGAGCATGCTGGGAGATATGCAGACGGCTAGAGAAGGAGCTGGTCTGGTGGTGGCCAGTGGACTCATATACTGTCTAG GTGGATACGATGGCCTAAATATCCTGAATTCAGTGGAGCGGTATGACCCACACACAGGCCACTGGACGAGTGTTACGCCTATGGCCACCAAGCGGTCAG GCGCTGGTGTGGCTTTACTCAACGACCACATCTACGTAGTGGGAGGCTTTGATGGTGTTTCACACCTCGACTCTGTAGAGGTCTACAACATCAGAACAGACTATTGGACAACTGTAGCCAGTATGACGACGCCCCGATGTTACGTAGGAGCCACCGTCCTCAGAGGACGTCTCTACGCCATCGCCGG ataTGATGGGAACTCTCTCCTCAGCAGTATTGAATGTTACGACCCGGTCATCGACTCCTGGGAAGTCGTCACTTCGATGGCGACGCAGCGGTGCGACGCCGGCGTCTGTGTTCTACGCGAAAAGTGA
- the LOC119489667 gene encoding kelch-like protein 12 isoform X2, with product MCSYSYCLPVVEKVFKSFNDSWSSLRSLRDSQGSMAPKDIMTNSHAKSILNAMNALRKSNTLCDITLRVENTDFPAHRIVLAACSDYFCAMFTSELAEKGKSFVDIQGLTAATMEILLDFVYTETVLVTVENVQELLPAACLLQLKGVKRACCDFLESQLDPTNCLGIRDFADTHNCVDLMQAAELFSQKHFSEVVQHEEFMLLSQTEVEKLIKCDEIQVDSEEPVFEAVLNWVKHNRKEREPYLPDMLEFVRMPLLTPRYITDVIDAEPLIRCSLPCRDLVDEAKKFHLRPELRSEMQGPRTQARLGAKEVLLVIGGFGSQQSPIDIVEKYDPKTQEWSSLPNIARKRRYVATVSLHDRVYVIGGYDGRSRLSSVECLDYTADEDGVWYTVATMNVRRGLAGATTLGDMIYVAGGFDGSRRHTSMERYDPNIDQWSMLGDMQTAREGAGLVVASGLIYCLGGYDGLNILNSVERYDPHTGHWTSVTPMATKRSGAGVALLNDHIYVVGGFDGVSHLDSVEVYNIRTDYWTTVASMTTPRCYVGATVLRGRLYAIAGYDGNSLLSSIECYDPVIDSWEVVTSMATQRCDAGVCVLREK from the exons ATGTGTAGCTATAGTTATTGCCtcccagtggtggaaaaagtattcaAATCTTTTAACG ATTCCTGGAGTAGTTTGAGATCCTTGAGAGATTCTCAAGGCAGCATGGCTCCCAAAGACATCATGACCAACTCCCATGCCAAATCCATCCTAAATGCCATGAACGCACTTCGCAAGAGCAACACACTCTGTGATATCACTCTGAGGGTGGAGAACACAGATTTCCCAGCTCACCGGATTGTCTTGGCGGCCTGCAGCGACTACTTTTGTGCCATGTTCACCAGTGAG CTTGCAGAGAAGGGGAAGTCTTTTGTCGACATTCAGGGGCTCACTGCAGCAACTATGGAGATCTTGTTGGACTTTGTGTACACAGAGACGGTGCTAGTCACAGTGGAGAACGTACAAGAACTGCTTCCCGCAGCGTGCTTACTGCAGCtcaaag GGGTGAAAAGAGCATGTTGTGATTTTTTGGAGAGTCAGCTCGATCCCACCAACTGCCTGGGTATCCGTGACTTCGCCGACACTCACAATTGCGTCGACCTGATGCAGGCCGCCGAGCTCTTTTCCCAGAAGCATTTCTCCGAGGTGGTTCAACATGAGGAGTTCATGCTGCTCAGCCAGACAGAAGTCGAAAAGCTCATAAAATGTGACGAAATCCAG GTGGACTCAGAGGAGCCTGTATTTGAAGCCGTGTTAAACTGGGTCAAACACAACCGAAAAGAGCGAGAGCCCTACCTGCCAGACATGCTCGAGTTTGTTCGTATGCCGCTCCTGACCCCCCGCTACATTACAGATGTCATTGATGCCGAG CCTCTCATTCGGTGTAGCCTGCCATGTCGAGACCTTGTTGATGAAGCCAAGAAATTCCACTTAAGACCGGAGCTGAGGAGTGAGATGCAGGGCCCACGCACACAAGCAAGATTAG GTGCCAAAGAAGTCCTGTTGGTTATAGGCGGGTTTGGCAGCCAACAATCACCAATAGACATAGTTGAGAAATATGATCCGAAAACACAAGAATGGAGCTCCCTTCCT AACATTGCACGGAAAAGGCGTTATGTCGCCACGGTGTCCCTCCACGATCGAGTCTATGTGATCGGAGGCTACGACGGTCGGTCGAGGCTCAGCTCCGTCGAGTGCCTGGACTACACAGCGGACGAGGACGGCGTTTGGTACACCGTCGCCACCATGAATGTACGTCGTGGCCTCGCTGGAGCCACGACACTCGGAG ACATGATCTATGTTGCCGGCGGCTTCGATGGCAGCCGGCGTCACACCAGCATGGAGCGATACGATCCAAACATTGACCAGTGGAGCATGCTGGGAGATATGCAGACGGCTAGAGAAGGAGCTGGTCTGGTGGTGGCCAGTGGACTCATATACTGTCTAG GTGGATACGATGGCCTAAATATCCTGAATTCAGTGGAGCGGTATGACCCACACACAGGCCACTGGACGAGTGTTACGCCTATGGCCACCAAGCGGTCAG GCGCTGGTGTGGCTTTACTCAACGACCACATCTACGTAGTGGGAGGCTTTGATGGTGTTTCACACCTCGACTCTGTAGAGGTCTACAACATCAGAACAGACTATTGGACAACTGTAGCCAGTATGACGACGCCCCGATGTTACGTAGGAGCCACCGTCCTCAGAGGACGTCTCTACGCCATCGCCGG ataTGATGGGAACTCTCTCCTCAGCAGTATTGAATGTTACGACCCGGTCATCGACTCCTGGGAAGTCGTCACTTCGATGGCGACGCAGCGGTGCGACGCCGGCGTCTGTGTTCTACGCGAAAAGTGA
- the LOC119489667 gene encoding kelch-like protein 12 isoform X3 gives MAPKDIMTNSHAKSILNAMNALRKSNTLCDITLRVENTDFPAHRIVLAACSDYFCAMFTSELAEKGKSFVDIQGLTAATMEILLDFVYTETVLVTVENVQELLPAACLLQLKGVKRACCDFLESQLDPTNCLGIRDFADTHNCVDLMQAAELFSQKHFSEVVQHEEFMLLSQTEVEKLIKCDEIQVDSEEPVFEAVLNWVKHNRKEREPYLPDMLEFVRMPLLTPRYITDVIDAEPLIRCSLPCRDLVDEAKKFHLRPELRSEMQGPRTQARLGAKEVLLVIGGFGSQQSPIDIVEKYDPKTQEWSSLPNIARKRRYVATVSLHDRVYVIGGYDGRSRLSSVECLDYTADEDGVWYTVATMNVRRGLAGATTLGDMIYVAGGFDGSRRHTSMERYDPNIDQWSMLGDMQTAREGAGLVVASGLIYCLGGYDGLNILNSVERYDPHTGHWTSVTPMATKRSGAGVALLNDHIYVVGGFDGVSHLDSVEVYNIRTDYWTTVASMTTPRCYVGATVLRGRLYAIAGYDGNSLLSSIECYDPVIDSWEVVTSMATQRCDAGVCVLREK, from the exons ATGGCTCCCAAAGACATCATGACCAACTCCCATGCCAAATCCATCCTAAATGCCATGAACGCACTTCGCAAGAGCAACACACTCTGTGATATCACTCTGAGGGTGGAGAACACAGATTTCCCAGCTCACCGGATTGTCTTGGCGGCCTGCAGCGACTACTTTTGTGCCATGTTCACCAGTGAG CTTGCAGAGAAGGGGAAGTCTTTTGTCGACATTCAGGGGCTCACTGCAGCAACTATGGAGATCTTGTTGGACTTTGTGTACACAGAGACGGTGCTAGTCACAGTGGAGAACGTACAAGAACTGCTTCCCGCAGCGTGCTTACTGCAGCtcaaag GGGTGAAAAGAGCATGTTGTGATTTTTTGGAGAGTCAGCTCGATCCCACCAACTGCCTGGGTATCCGTGACTTCGCCGACACTCACAATTGCGTCGACCTGATGCAGGCCGCCGAGCTCTTTTCCCAGAAGCATTTCTCCGAGGTGGTTCAACATGAGGAGTTCATGCTGCTCAGCCAGACAGAAGTCGAAAAGCTCATAAAATGTGACGAAATCCAG GTGGACTCAGAGGAGCCTGTATTTGAAGCCGTGTTAAACTGGGTCAAACACAACCGAAAAGAGCGAGAGCCCTACCTGCCAGACATGCTCGAGTTTGTTCGTATGCCGCTCCTGACCCCCCGCTACATTACAGATGTCATTGATGCCGAG CCTCTCATTCGGTGTAGCCTGCCATGTCGAGACCTTGTTGATGAAGCCAAGAAATTCCACTTAAGACCGGAGCTGAGGAGTGAGATGCAGGGCCCACGCACACAAGCAAGATTAG GTGCCAAAGAAGTCCTGTTGGTTATAGGCGGGTTTGGCAGCCAACAATCACCAATAGACATAGTTGAGAAATATGATCCGAAAACACAAGAATGGAGCTCCCTTCCT AACATTGCACGGAAAAGGCGTTATGTCGCCACGGTGTCCCTCCACGATCGAGTCTATGTGATCGGAGGCTACGACGGTCGGTCGAGGCTCAGCTCCGTCGAGTGCCTGGACTACACAGCGGACGAGGACGGCGTTTGGTACACCGTCGCCACCATGAATGTACGTCGTGGCCTCGCTGGAGCCACGACACTCGGAG ACATGATCTATGTTGCCGGCGGCTTCGATGGCAGCCGGCGTCACACCAGCATGGAGCGATACGATCCAAACATTGACCAGTGGAGCATGCTGGGAGATATGCAGACGGCTAGAGAAGGAGCTGGTCTGGTGGTGGCCAGTGGACTCATATACTGTCTAG GTGGATACGATGGCCTAAATATCCTGAATTCAGTGGAGCGGTATGACCCACACACAGGCCACTGGACGAGTGTTACGCCTATGGCCACCAAGCGGTCAG GCGCTGGTGTGGCTTTACTCAACGACCACATCTACGTAGTGGGAGGCTTTGATGGTGTTTCACACCTCGACTCTGTAGAGGTCTACAACATCAGAACAGACTATTGGACAACTGTAGCCAGTATGACGACGCCCCGATGTTACGTAGGAGCCACCGTCCTCAGAGGACGTCTCTACGCCATCGCCGG ataTGATGGGAACTCTCTCCTCAGCAGTATTGAATGTTACGACCCGGTCATCGACTCCTGGGAAGTCGTCACTTCGATGGCGACGCAGCGGTGCGACGCCGGCGTCTGTGTTCTACGCGAAAAGTGA
- the LOC119489671 gene encoding tyrosine-protein phosphatase non-receptor type 1-like, translating into MEAEFREIDENGSWSAIYQEIRQQSCELPCKVAKLPENKNRNRYRDVSPFDHSRICLQLGTNDYINASLITVEEAQRNYILTQGPLPNTCGNFWEMVWEQRTHGVVMLNRVIEKGSIKCAQYWPHREERDAIFEDTNFKLTLVSEDIKSYYTVRQLELENLSTQETREILHFHYTTWPDFGVPESPASFLNFLIKVRESGCLNSDQGPVVVHCSAGIGRSGTFCLVDTCLLLMSIRKDPSSVRIRDVLMEMRRYRMGLIQTADQLRFSYLAVIEGAKYIKGDTSLQESWKELSNEEDDPPEFTPPPPLPPPRDPHNGRVEPTFFPENDEIIPQMNIRSLGSSQELRKRNTAAPPPPPDGAEPLDGHVGFEDHTSKAPTKSQQQETEEQESLEGAAQPKESSPVSGTWSPLLANVCLCTALALGAYVCYRACFH; encoded by the exons ATGGAAGCCGAGTTTCGGGAAATCGATGAAAACGGGAGTTGGAGCGCCATTTATCAG GAAATTCGCCAGCAGTCATGTGAACTCCCTTGCAAGGTTGCCAAATTACCTGAAAACAAGAATCGGAATCGTTACAGAGATGTTAGCCCAT ttGACCACAGCAGAATATGTCTGCAGCTGGGTACGAATGACTACATTAATGCCAGCCTAATAACAGTAGAAGAGGCGCAGAGGAACTATATCCTCACTCAG GGACCCCTTCCAAATACATGTGGGAACTTCTGGGAGATGGTGTGGGAGCAGAGGACCCACGGTGTAGTGATGCTGAACCGAGTCATAGAGAAAGGATCT ATTAAATGTGCCCAATATTGgccacacagagaggagagagatgccATCTTTGAAGATACCAATTTCAAGCTCACCCTCGTCTCGGAAGACATCAAATCTTACTACACAGTCCGTCAGCTGGAATTGGAAAATCTGTCT ACTCAAGAGACTCGTGagattttacattttcactACACCACCTGGCCTGACTTTGGGGTACCAGAGTCTCCGGCCTCCTTCCTTAACTTCCTGATCAAGGTGCGGGAGTCAGGTTGTCTGAATTCGGACCAGGGACCGGTGGTGGTGCACTGCAGCGCCGGCATCGGACGCTCTGGGACCTTTTGTCTCGTGGACACCTGCCTCTTACTG ATGTCCATCCGTAAGGACCCGTCTTCAGTGCGTATTCGTGACGTGCTGATGGAGATGCGACGCTACCGCATGGGCTTGATTCAGACAGCAGATCAACTTAGATTCTCCTACCTTGCTGTCATTGAAGGTGCCAAGTACATCAAGGGGGATACATCACTGCAG GAGTCCTGGAAAGAGCTCTCAAACGAGGAAGATGATCCTCCAGAGttcacccctccacctcctcttcctcctcccagaGACCCACACAACGGCAGGGTTGAGCCAACCTTTTTCCCCGAAAATGATGAGATCATCCCACAGATGAACATCCGCAGTCTGGG GTCCTCACAAGAGCTGCGAAAGAGGAACACCGCTGCCCCCCCGCCTCCTCCTGACGGTGCTGAGCCTCTCGATGGCCACGTGGGATTCGAAGATCATACCTCCAAAGCTCCAACGAAATCCCAGCAGCAGGAGACGGAGGAGCAGGAGTCGCTTGAGGGAGCGGCGCAGCCGAAGGAAAGCTCTCCTGTGTCGGGGACTTGGTCCCCTCTACTAGCCAATGTGTGCCTGTGCACGGCGCTGGCTCTCGGTGCTTATGTCTGTTATCGAGCCTGTTTCCACTGA
- the LOC119489667 gene encoding kelch-like protein 12 isoform X4, whose amino-acid sequence MFSTSSGRMRDRRGSTSSNLSQQPGGQEQEQELIMDSWSSLRSLRDSQGSMAPKDIMTNSHAKSILNAMNALRKSNTLCDITLRVENTDFPAHRIVLAACSDYFCAMFTSELAEKGKSFVDIQGLTAATMEILLDFVYTETVLVTVENVQELLPAACLLQLKGVKRACCDFLESQLDPTNCLGIRDFADTHNCVDLMQAAELFSQKHFSEVVQHEEFMLLSQTEVEKLIKCDEIQVDSEEPVFEAVLNWVKHNRKEREPYLPDMLEFVRMPLLTPRYITDVIDAEPLIRCSLPCRDLVDEAKKFHLRPELRSEMQGPRTQARLGAKEVLLVIGGFGSQQSPIDIVEKYDPKTQEWSSLPNIARKRRYVATVSLHDRVYVIGGYDGRSRLSSVECLDYTADEDGVWYTVATMNVRRGLAGATTLGDMIYVAGGFDGSRRHTSMERYDPNIDQWSMLGDMQTAREGAGLVVASGLIYCLGGYDGLNILNSVERYDPHTGHWTSVTPMATKRSGRRWCGFTQRPHLRSGRL is encoded by the exons ATGTTTTCGACGTCATCAGGAAGGATGCGGGACCGTAGGGGAAGCACCAGCTCCAACCTCTCA CAGCAGCCGGGGGgacaggaacaggaacaggaacTGATCATGG ATTCCTGGAGTAGTTTGAGATCCTTGAGAGATTCTCAAGGCAGCATGGCTCCCAAAGACATCATGACCAACTCCCATGCCAAATCCATCCTAAATGCCATGAACGCACTTCGCAAGAGCAACACACTCTGTGATATCACTCTGAGGGTGGAGAACACAGATTTCCCAGCTCACCGGATTGTCTTGGCGGCCTGCAGCGACTACTTTTGTGCCATGTTCACCAGTGAG CTTGCAGAGAAGGGGAAGTCTTTTGTCGACATTCAGGGGCTCACTGCAGCAACTATGGAGATCTTGTTGGACTTTGTGTACACAGAGACGGTGCTAGTCACAGTGGAGAACGTACAAGAACTGCTTCCCGCAGCGTGCTTACTGCAGCtcaaag GGGTGAAAAGAGCATGTTGTGATTTTTTGGAGAGTCAGCTCGATCCCACCAACTGCCTGGGTATCCGTGACTTCGCCGACACTCACAATTGCGTCGACCTGATGCAGGCCGCCGAGCTCTTTTCCCAGAAGCATTTCTCCGAGGTGGTTCAACATGAGGAGTTCATGCTGCTCAGCCAGACAGAAGTCGAAAAGCTCATAAAATGTGACGAAATCCAG GTGGACTCAGAGGAGCCTGTATTTGAAGCCGTGTTAAACTGGGTCAAACACAACCGAAAAGAGCGAGAGCCCTACCTGCCAGACATGCTCGAGTTTGTTCGTATGCCGCTCCTGACCCCCCGCTACATTACAGATGTCATTGATGCCGAG CCTCTCATTCGGTGTAGCCTGCCATGTCGAGACCTTGTTGATGAAGCCAAGAAATTCCACTTAAGACCGGAGCTGAGGAGTGAGATGCAGGGCCCACGCACACAAGCAAGATTAG GTGCCAAAGAAGTCCTGTTGGTTATAGGCGGGTTTGGCAGCCAACAATCACCAATAGACATAGTTGAGAAATATGATCCGAAAACACAAGAATGGAGCTCCCTTCCT AACATTGCACGGAAAAGGCGTTATGTCGCCACGGTGTCCCTCCACGATCGAGTCTATGTGATCGGAGGCTACGACGGTCGGTCGAGGCTCAGCTCCGTCGAGTGCCTGGACTACACAGCGGACGAGGACGGCGTTTGGTACACCGTCGCCACCATGAATGTACGTCGTGGCCTCGCTGGAGCCACGACACTCGGAG ACATGATCTATGTTGCCGGCGGCTTCGATGGCAGCCGGCGTCACACCAGCATGGAGCGATACGATCCAAACATTGACCAGTGGAGCATGCTGGGAGATATGCAGACGGCTAGAGAAGGAGCTGGTCTGGTGGTGGCCAGTGGACTCATATACTGTCTAG GTGGATACGATGGCCTAAATATCCTGAATTCAGTGGAGCGGTATGACCCACACACAGGCCACTGGACGAGTGTTACGCCTATGGCCACCAAGCGGTCAGGTAG GCGCTGGTGTGGCTTTACTCAACGACCACATCTACGTAGTGGGAGGCTTTGA
- the tuba5 gene encoding tubulin alpha 5 yields the protein MRECISIHVGQAGVQTGNACWELFCLEHGVGPDGVFLDNPAEPNTREDPFNTFFNTGSSGRHVPRAIYVDLEPTVVDQVRVGKYKELFHPDQLISGKEDAANNYARGHYTVGKDIIDGVMERVRIMTDQCTGLQGFLVFHSFGGGTGSGFTSLLMERLSVDYGKKSKLEFAIYPAPHVSTAVVEPYNAILTTHTTLEHSDCAFMVDNEAIYDICRRNMGIESPSYINLNRLIGQIVSSITASLRFDGALNVDLMEFQTNLVPFPRIHFPLVTYSPIISAEKAYHEQLTVTEITSACFEPANQMVKCDPRHGKYMACCMLYRGDVVPKDVNAAIANIKTRSSIQFVDWCPTGFKVGINYRAPTVVPGGDLAKVQRAVCMLSNTTAIAEAWARLDHKFDLMYAKRAFVHWYVGEGMEEGEFAEAREDLACLEKDYEEFGRPTSDFDDDDEGQEY from the exons ATG AGAGAGTGCATCTCTATCCATGTGGGCCAGGCTGGTGTCCAGACAGGAAACGCCTGCTGGGAGCTCTTCTGCCTGGAGCATGGCGTCGGTCCCGATGGCGTCTTCCTGGACAACCCTGCAGAACCCAACACTCGTGAAGACCCATTCAACACTTTCTTCAATACTGGGAGCTCTGGGCGCCATGTTCCTAGAGCGATCTATGTGGACCTGGAGCCCACAGTGGTTG ATCAAGTAAGAGTTGGAAAGTACAAAGAGCTTTTCCACCCTGATCAACTGATCTCTGGAAAGGAGGACGCAGCCAACAACTACGCTCGAGGCCATTACACCGTCGGGAAAGACATCATTGATGGAGTCATGGAGCGTGTTCGTATAATG ACGGACCAGTGCACCGGCCTGCAGGGGTTCCTCGTCTTTCACAGCTTTGGAGGTGGAACCGGCTCTGGCTTCACCTCCCTGCTGATGGAGCGTCTGTCTGTCGACTACGGCAAAAAGTCCAAGCTAGAGTTTGCTATTTACCCAGCTCCCCACGTGTCCACCGCTGTGGTGGAGCCCTACAACGCCATCCTGACCACCCACACCACCCTGGAGCACTCTGACTGTGCCTTCATGGTAGATAATGAGGCCATCTACGATATCTGCCGTCGCAACATGGGCATTGAGAGTCCTAGTTACATCAACCTCAACAGATTGATCGGTCAGATTGTTTCCTCAATCACGGCCTCTCTTCGTTTCGATGGCGCCCTCAACGTCGACCTGATGGAGTTCCAGACCAACCTGGTCCCATTTCCACGCATCCACTTCCCCCTGGTTACCTACTCGCCCATCATCTCTGCTGAGAAGGCTTACCACGAGCAGCTAACTGTGACCGAGATCACGAGCGCCTGCTTCGAGCCGGCCAATCAGATGGTGAAATGTGACCCTCGTCACGGCAAGTACATGGCGTGCTGCATGCTGTACCGAGGCGATGTCGTTCCTAAGGATGTAAACGCTGCCATCGCAAATATAAAGACCAGAAGTTCCATTCAGTTTGTCGACTGGTGCCCCACTGGCTTCAAA GTGGGAATTAACTACCGAGCTCCAACTGTAGTTCCTGGTGGTGACCTGGCCAAAGTCCAGAGGGCTGTGTGCATGCTGAGCAACACCACTGCTATCGCTGAGGCCTGGGCTCGTCTCGACCACAAGTTCGACCTCATGTACGCCAAGCGTGCATTCGTCCACTGGTACGTGGGTGAGggcatggaggagggagagtttGCAGAGGCCAGAGAGGACCTGGCCTGTCTTGAAAAGGATTACGAGGAGTTTGGTCGACCGACCTCCGATTTTGACGATGACGACGAAGGCCAAGAATACTGA